Proteins from a genomic interval of Chroococcidiopsis thermalis PCC 7203:
- the nifD gene encoding nitrogenase molybdenum-iron protein alpha chain, protein MTPPENTTLEQANTTVDKKALIKEVLELYPDKAKKKREKHLNVYEEGKSDCGVKSNIKSVPGSMTTRGCAYAGSKGVVWGPIKDMIHISHGPVGCGYYSWSGRRNYYIGTTGIDTFGTMQFTSDFQERDIVFGGDKKLAKLITELDELFPLNRGVSIQSECPIGLIGDDIEAVAKKAAKEIGKTVVPVRCEGFRGVSQSLGHHIANDSIRDWVFPQADKKKKELGIEGTPYDVAIIGDYNIGGDAWSSRILLEEIGLRVVAQWSGDGTLHEMMMTPTVKLNLVHCYRSMNYISRHMEEAYGIPWLEYNFFGPTKIAESLREIASKFDETIQQKAEEVIAKYQAQCDAVIKKYLPRLEGKTVALMVGGLRPRHVVPAFYDLGMKLIGTGYEFGHGDDYKRTTHYIENGTLIYDDVSAFEFEQFVKELKPDLIASGIKEKYVFQKMALPFRQMHSWDYSGPYHGYDGFAIFARDMDLALNSPTWSLIGAPWKKES, encoded by the coding sequence ATGACACCTCCTGAAAACACGACTCTAGAACAAGCAAATACTACGGTAGACAAGAAAGCACTGATTAAAGAAGTCCTAGAACTTTACCCAGATAAAGCCAAGAAAAAACGGGAAAAACACCTCAACGTCTACGAAGAAGGAAAATCCGACTGCGGCGTTAAATCGAATATCAAGTCCGTCCCTGGTTCTATGACCACCCGTGGCTGTGCCTACGCAGGTTCTAAGGGTGTGGTCTGGGGTCCGATCAAAGATATGATCCACATCAGCCACGGTCCCGTAGGTTGCGGTTATTACTCCTGGTCTGGTCGTCGCAACTACTACATCGGTACGACAGGGATCGACACCTTCGGCACAATGCAATTTACTTCCGACTTCCAAGAACGCGATATCGTTTTCGGCGGTGACAAAAAACTGGCGAAGCTAATTACCGAGTTGGACGAACTTTTCCCACTCAACCGAGGCGTTTCCATTCAGTCTGAATGTCCCATTGGTCTAATTGGAGATGATATTGAAGCCGTAGCGAAAAAGGCAGCGAAAGAAATTGGTAAAACCGTTGTTCCAGTACGCTGCGAAGGTTTCCGTGGAGTTTCCCAATCGCTGGGACACCACATTGCTAATGATTCTATCCGTGACTGGGTTTTCCCCCAAGCAGATAAGAAGAAGAAAGAGTTGGGCATTGAAGGGACACCCTACGATGTTGCGATTATCGGTGACTACAACATTGGCGGTGATGCTTGGTCTAGCCGCATCCTGCTAGAAGAAATTGGCTTGCGCGTAGTCGCCCAGTGGTCGGGAGACGGCACGCTCCACGAAATGATGATGACTCCAACAGTGAAGCTGAATTTGGTTCACTGCTACCGCTCCATGAACTACATCAGCCGTCACATGGAAGAGGCTTATGGTATTCCCTGGTTGGAGTATAACTTCTTTGGTCCCACCAAGATTGCTGAGTCCTTGCGGGAGATTGCTTCTAAGTTTGACGAAACAATTCAGCAAAAAGCAGAAGAAGTTATCGCTAAATACCAGGCACAATGCGATGCAGTCATAAAGAAATATCTCCCGCGTCTCGAAGGCAAGACTGTAGCATTGATGGTTGGTGGCTTGCGTCCTCGTCACGTCGTCCCAGCGTTCTATGACTTGGGGATGAAGTTGATCGGTACTGGCTATGAATTCGGTCATGGCGACGATTACAAGCGTACCACTCACTACATCGAAAATGGCACGTTGATCTACGATGACGTTTCTGCTTTTGAATTCGAGCAGTTTGTTAAAGAATTGAAGCCGGATCTGATTGCTTCTGGAATTAAAGAAAAATACGTCTTCCAGAAAATGGCGCTGCCCTTCCGTCAAATGCACTCCTGGGATTACTCCGGTCCATATCACGGTTATGACGGCTTTGCAATTTTTGCTAGAGATATGGATTTAGCGCTGAATAGCCCGACATGGAGTTTAATCGGCGCTCCGTGGAAGAAAGAGAGCTGA
- the nifK gene encoding nitrogenase molybdenum-iron protein subunit beta, producing MAQNNIDNIKDHATLFHQDEYQELFQAKKQFEGGHSPEEVARVADWTKTWEYREKNFTREALTVNPAKACQPLGAILAAVGFEGTLPFVHGSQGCVAYFRSHFTRHFKEPFSAVSSSMTEDAAVFGGLNNMIDGLANSYNLYKPKMIALCTTCMAEVIGDDLGAFIKTSKEKGSVPEDFPVPYAHTPSFVGSHITGYDNMMKGILSNLTEGKKQATTNGKINFIPGFETYIGNLREVKRLASLMGVNYTLLADNSDYLDSPNDGEYRMYQGGTPLEDAADSINAEATIAFQAYSTTKTREYITKEWKQTTSVTRPVGIRGTDEFLMKLSELTGQPIPKELEDERGRAVDALTDSQAWLHGKRVALYGDPDLVIGLVQFLLEVGAEPVHIVVSNSNEVFEQELQAILDASPFGNTAKIWGGKDLWHMRSLLFTEPVDLLIGNSYGKYLWRDTHTPLVRIGYPIFDRHHLHRYATYGYQGAINLLNWIVNTLLDELDRNTIVPAKTDISYDLIR from the coding sequence ATGGCTCAAAACAACATAGACAACATTAAGGATCACGCTACGCTGTTTCATCAGGACGAGTACCAAGAGTTATTTCAGGCTAAAAAACAGTTTGAAGGTGGGCACAGTCCAGAAGAGGTTGCCCGCGTTGCAGACTGGACGAAAACCTGGGAATACCGCGAAAAGAATTTTACTCGTGAAGCTTTGACCGTGAATCCTGCTAAAGCTTGTCAGCCTTTAGGCGCAATCCTGGCTGCTGTAGGTTTTGAAGGTACTCTGCCTTTCGTTCACGGTTCTCAAGGTTGCGTAGCTTACTTCCGCAGCCACTTTACTCGCCATTTCAAAGAACCATTTTCTGCTGTTTCTTCCTCTATGACTGAGGATGCAGCGGTGTTTGGCGGACTCAACAACATGATCGATGGCTTGGCGAATAGCTACAATCTCTACAAGCCGAAAATGATCGCCCTTTGCACTACCTGCATGGCAGAAGTCATTGGAGATGACTTGGGTGCTTTTATCAAAACTTCCAAGGAAAAGGGATCTGTACCCGAAGATTTTCCAGTTCCCTACGCCCATACACCCAGCTTTGTCGGCTCCCACATTACGGGCTACGACAACATGATGAAAGGAATTCTGTCAAATCTGACTGAAGGCAAGAAGCAAGCAACAACCAACGGCAAGATCAACTTTATTCCTGGTTTTGAAACATATATTGGCAACTTGCGGGAAGTCAAGCGTTTAGCATCCTTGATGGGCGTTAACTATACTCTACTGGCAGATAATTCAGATTACCTCGACTCTCCTAATGATGGCGAGTACAGGATGTACCAGGGTGGCACTCCCTTAGAAGATGCAGCAGATTCGATTAATGCTGAAGCAACGATCGCTTTCCAAGCATACTCTACCACCAAGACGCGGGAGTACATTACAAAAGAGTGGAAACAAACCACTTCAGTTACCCGTCCTGTCGGTATCCGAGGCACGGATGAGTTTTTGATGAAACTATCAGAACTCACCGGACAGCCAATTCCCAAAGAATTAGAAGACGAACGGGGACGTGCAGTGGATGCGCTGACTGATTCCCAAGCATGGTTGCACGGCAAGCGCGTTGCTCTGTATGGCGATCCAGATCTCGTCATCGGATTGGTGCAATTTCTCCTAGAAGTGGGCGCTGAACCCGTACACATCGTAGTGTCAAACAGCAACGAAGTATTCGAGCAAGAATTGCAAGCAATCTTGGATGCTAGCCCCTTTGGTAACACTGCCAAGATTTGGGGTGGTAAGGATCTGTGGCATATGCGATCGCTCCTCTTTACCGAACCTGTAGACTTACTGATCGGCAATTCCTACGGTAAGTACCTGTGGCGCGACACCCACACCCCACTCGTACGAATTGGCTACCCAATCTTCGATCGCCACCACTTGCACCGCTATGCCACCTATGGCTATCAAGGAGCAATCAACCTGCTCAACTGGATTGTCAACACGCTACTCGACGAACTCGATCGCAATACCATCGTTCCCGCCAAGACCGATATTTCTTACGACTTGATTCGATAA
- a CDS encoding Mo-dependent nitrogenase C-terminal domain-containing protein: MSTITHTSDRSVIPEKIPGFDLLSPLRRWVNQIQICDRHTAHLICQVIPCCCPFERDVTLLGRTFHIPALCELNPLYNELIGLRFRSLSYLSDECGEDVTKYIC, from the coding sequence ATGTCTACCATCACCCACACAAGCGATCGCTCTGTAATTCCCGAAAAAATTCCAGGCTTCGATCTACTCTCTCCCCTACGTCGATGGGTGAATCAAATCCAAATATGCGATCGCCATACTGCCCATCTCATTTGTCAAGTCATTCCCTGCTGCTGCCCTTTTGAACGAGACGTAACTCTACTCGGACGCACCTTTCACATTCCCGCACTCTGCGAACTAAATCCACTCTACAACGAGCTTATAGGCTTGCGCTTTCGCAGCCTATCCTACCTCTCAGATGAGTGTGGCGAAGATGTCACGAAATACATTTGTTAA
- a CDS encoding bifunctional nitrogenase iron-molybdenum cofactor biosynthesis protein NifEN, translated as MKITQGKINELLSEPGCEHNHHKQGQKKNKSCQQQAQPGAAQGGCAFDGASIALVPITDAAHLVHGPIACSGNSWGSRGSLSSGSHLYKMGFTTDLNENDVIFGGEKKLYKAIMEVQQRYNPAAVFVYSTCVTALIGDDLDAVCEAATNKIGIPVVPVNSPGFIGSKNLGNRVGGEALLEYVIGSAEPEFTTPYDINLIGEYNIAGELWDVLPLFEKLGIRVLAKITGDAKYNEVRYAHRAKLNVTICSKALINVVRKMEERYGIPYIEESFYGVDDMNRCLRNIAAKLGDTDLQERVEKLIAEETTALDVALATYRDRLQGKRVVLYTGGVKSWSIISAAKDLGMEVVATSTKKSTEEDKARIKELLGKDGIMLEKGNAQELLRTIAQTKADMLIAGGRNQYTALKAKIPFLDINQERHHRYAGYTGTIEMARELDEALHSPVWKQVRKLAPWEEGQGEQGDKGDKGDKGDKGDKEATTNYPLPITNSKSKVQSSKKAVAVNPLKQSQPLGAALAYLGLKGVMPLFHGSQGCTAFAKVMLVRHFREAIPLSTTAMTEVSTILGGEDNIEQAILTLMEKSKPEIIGLCTTGLTETRGDDMEGILRSIRKRHPELTDLPIAFASTPDFKGALQDGFAAAVESIVKELPQPGETRLDQINLLVSSAFTPGDVQEIKEIVSAFGLKPIVVPDLSASLDGHLDDSYSAVTGGGTTLAELRAMGTSLFTLALGESVRGAAEIMQKQFGIPYEVFPQLTGLDAVDDFFQGLVDLSGNEVPEKYCHQRRQLQDAMLDAHFYFGRKQVSLALEPDLLWSIAGFLRSMGTEIHTAVTTTKSPLLEQLPVESVTIGDLEDFEQLAVGSDLLIGNSHTKAIARRLDTPFYRLGFPVFDRLGNGQRCTVGYRGTIQLLFDLGNLFLEAEERGARSEE; from the coding sequence ATGAAAATCACCCAAGGTAAAATTAACGAGCTGCTCAGCGAGCCAGGATGCGAACACAATCACCACAAACAAGGACAAAAGAAAAATAAGTCCTGTCAGCAACAAGCTCAACCAGGAGCGGCTCAAGGGGGTTGTGCCTTTGATGGCGCATCGATCGCCCTCGTCCCCATTACTGATGCGGCTCATTTAGTCCACGGACCGATCGCTTGTTCTGGTAACTCTTGGGGTAGTCGTGGCAGTCTTTCTTCTGGTTCCCATCTCTACAAAATGGGCTTTACGACTGACTTGAATGAGAACGATGTCATCTTCGGCGGCGAAAAAAAGCTGTACAAAGCCATTATGGAAGTGCAGCAACGCTACAATCCTGCTGCGGTATTTGTCTACTCTACCTGTGTCACTGCCCTGATTGGCGATGACTTGGATGCAGTCTGCGAAGCCGCTACCAATAAAATCGGTATACCCGTCGTCCCCGTGAATTCCCCTGGCTTTATTGGGAGTAAAAATCTTGGCAATCGTGTCGGTGGTGAAGCCTTACTAGAATACGTTATCGGTAGCGCCGAACCAGAATTTACCACCCCCTACGATATCAACCTGATTGGCGAGTACAACATTGCTGGAGAATTGTGGGATGTTTTGCCTCTGTTTGAAAAATTAGGTATTCGAGTCCTTGCCAAAATTACGGGTGATGCCAAGTACAACGAAGTTCGCTATGCCCACCGCGCCAAACTCAATGTGACGATCTGCTCCAAAGCGCTGATCAACGTGGTGAGAAAGATGGAGGAACGCTACGGCATTCCTTATATTGAAGAATCTTTCTACGGCGTGGATGACATGAATCGCTGTTTGCGCAATATTGCAGCAAAACTGGGCGATACAGATTTGCAAGAGCGAGTCGAGAAATTAATTGCCGAAGAAACTACGGCGTTAGATGTTGCCCTAGCCACGTATCGCGATCGCCTTCAAGGTAAGCGCGTTGTCCTTTATACCGGAGGTGTGAAAAGTTGGTCGATTATCTCTGCGGCTAAAGACTTGGGGATGGAAGTTGTCGCCACTAGCACGAAAAAAAGTACCGAGGAAGATAAAGCCCGCATTAAAGAACTGCTGGGTAAAGACGGCATCATGCTAGAAAAAGGCAATGCTCAAGAATTGCTACGGACGATCGCCCAAACAAAAGCAGATATGTTGATTGCTGGTGGTCGCAATCAATACACAGCCCTCAAAGCCAAAATTCCCTTTTTAGACATCAACCAAGAACGCCATCATCGCTACGCCGGATATACAGGCACGATCGAAATGGCGCGAGAACTGGATGAAGCCCTGCACAGCCCCGTGTGGAAACAAGTGCGTAAGCTCGCACCTTGGGAAGAGGGACAAGGGGAACAAGGAGACAAGGGGGACAAGGGGGACAAGGGGGACAAGGGGGACAAGGAAGCAACTACCAACTACCCATTACCCATTACCAATTCAAAATCCAAAGTCCAATCTTCCAAAAAGGCAGTTGCGGTTAATCCTTTGAAGCAAAGTCAGCCTTTGGGTGCAGCCTTAGCATATTTAGGATTAAAAGGTGTGATGCCTCTGTTTCACGGTTCTCAGGGTTGTACTGCTTTCGCCAAAGTCATGTTAGTACGGCATTTTCGGGAAGCAATTCCCCTATCCACCACGGCAATGACCGAAGTTAGCACTATCTTGGGTGGCGAAGACAATATCGAGCAAGCAATCCTAACGCTGATGGAGAAATCAAAACCAGAAATTATCGGTCTGTGTACCACTGGACTAACGGAAACTAGAGGCGATGACATGGAAGGTATCCTCAGAAGCATTCGCAAACGTCACCCAGAATTAACTGATTTGCCGATCGCATTTGCCTCTACACCTGATTTTAAAGGTGCATTGCAAGATGGTTTTGCCGCAGCCGTGGAAAGCATAGTCAAGGAACTGCCTCAACCTGGAGAAACCAGATTAGACCAAATCAATCTCTTGGTAAGTTCTGCGTTTACGCCAGGGGACGTACAGGAGATTAAAGAGATCGTCTCAGCCTTTGGACTAAAACCCATCGTCGTACCCGATCTTTCCGCCTCGCTCGACGGTCACTTGGATGATTCCTACAGCGCGGTGACGGGTGGTGGTACGACTTTGGCAGAACTCAGAGCGATGGGGACTTCGTTGTTTACCCTAGCACTAGGTGAGAGCGTGCGCGGTGCGGCGGAGATTATGCAAAAACAGTTTGGTATACCCTACGAAGTCTTTCCGCAACTAACTGGATTAGATGCAGTCGATGACTTTTTCCAAGGACTTGTAGATTTGAGCGGTAATGAAGTCCCAGAAAAATACTGCCACCAACGCCGCCAGTTGCAAGATGCCATGCTCGATGCTCACTTCTATTTCGGGCGCAAGCAAGTATCGCTAGCACTAGAACCAGATTTACTGTGGTCGATCGCTGGGTTTTTGCGATCGATGGGAACTGAAATTCATACCGCAGTCACAACCACAAAATCGCCCCTTTTAGAGCAACTACCAGTCGAGAGCGTCACAATTGGTGATTTAGAGGACTTCGAGCAATTAGCAGTAGGTTCTGACCTGCTGATCGGTAATTCCCATACTAAAGCGATCGCCCGTCGCCTCGACACTCCCTTCTATCGCCTCGGTTTCCCCGTATTCGATCGCTTAGGTAACGGACAGCGTTGCACAGTCGGCTACCGAGGCACCATTCAGCTTTTATTCGATCTTGGCAACCTGTTTCTAGAGGCAGAGGAGCGAGGAGCGAGGAGTGAGGAGTGA